A genome region from Choloepus didactylus isolate mChoDid1 chromosome 14, mChoDid1.pri, whole genome shotgun sequence includes the following:
- the TSPYL5 gene encoding LOW QUALITY PROTEIN: testis-specific Y-encoded-like protein 5 (The sequence of the model RefSeq protein was modified relative to this genomic sequence to represent the inferred CDS: deleted 1 base in 1 codon; substituted 2 bases at 2 genomic stop codons): MSGRSRGSKSSRAKSRGKARVRARIRAAPDDSSRDPDSPVCQGLREETKSTQVQAGAGWGGLETAAPAQPRRPGEGDASRLPLDCGLALRARAAGDLEQVTTRAGSGKAPSLSERLETDTVFVGTVGTVGTVGRPRNGPRVGNRRGPTRKKSPETCSTLGRGLQAITSGKAMKGTSGECASSSVGEEKKMEKDAGLAPPATDGSMDTLETVQLKLETMNAQADRAYLRLSRKFGQLXLQHLEHRNLLIQKIPGFWGQAVQNHPQLSTFLSKQDKEVLSYLTSLEVEELGLARLGYKIKFYFGCNPYFQNKVLIKEYGCGPTGXVVSRSTPIQWLPGCGLQSISQENPDNIRSFFGWFLNHSSIESDKIVEIINEELWPSPLQYYLMSDGTLGEKGKEERPGPAMQPIQSSKPGANQSN, encoded by the exons ATGAGCGGCCGAAGTAGGGGTAGTAAGTCCTCTCGCGCCAAAAGCCGAGGCAAAGCCCGCGTCAGAGCCCGAATCCGTGCTGCTCCTGACGACTCCTCGCGCGATCCAGACTCTCCAGTCTGCCAGGGGCTCCGGGAGGAAACCAAGTCCACACAGGTGCAGGCTGGCGCGGGTTGGGGTGGCCTTGAAACCGCTGCGCCCGCGCAGCCCCGCCGCCCCGGGGAGGGGGATGCCTCCCGGCTCCCCTTGGACTGTGGCCTCGCGCTCAGGGCCCGAGCTGCGGGGGATCTCGAGCAGGTGACAACCAGGGCCGGGTCGGGGAAGGCCCCATCTCTCTCGGAGCGCCTGGAAACAGACACTGTCTTCGTGGGAACCGTGGGAACCGTGGGAACTGTGGGAAGGCCAAGGAATGGTCCCCGAGTTGGAAATCGGCGTGGTCCTACTAGGAAGAAGTCCCCAGAAACCTGTAGCACATTGGGGAGGGGTCTTCAGGCAATAACTAGTGGGAAGGCAATGAAAGGGACAAGTGGGGAGTGTGCCTCCAGCTCGGtcggggaagaaaagaaaatggagaaggaTGCAGGGTTAGCCCCCCCT GCAACAGATGGCAGCATGGATACGCTGGAGACCGTCCAGTTGAAGCTGGAGACCATGAATGCCCAGGCAGACAGGGCCTACCTTCGGCTTTCCCGCAAGTTTGGGCAGTTGTGACTGCAGCACTTAGAGCACAGGAACCTCCTCATCCAGAAGATCCCGGGCTTTTGGGGGCAAGCCGTTCAGAATCACCCCCAGCTATCAACCTTTCTGAGCAAACAAGATAAAGAGGTACTCAGCTACTTGACTAGCTTGGAGGTGGAAGAGCTTGGCCTCGCCAGATTGGGCTACAAGATCAAGTTCTACTTTGGCTGCAACCCCTATTTCCAAAATAAGGTCCTCATCAAGGAATATGGATGTGGCCCTACAGGTTAGGTTGTGTCTCGATCTACTCCAATCCAGTGGCTCCCAGGCTGTGGTCTCCAGTCCATAAGTCAGGAGAACCCAGACAATATCCGTAGCTTCTTTGGGTGGTTTTTAAACCATAGCTCCATTGAATCTGACAAGATTGTTGAGATAATCAACGAGGAACTGTGGCCCAGTCCCCTGCAGTACTACCTTATGAGTGATGGGACCcttggagagaaaggaaaggaggagaggCCAGGTCCAGCCATGCAGCCGATCCAGTCCTCTAAGCCAGGGGCAAACCAGTCCAACTAA